From the genome of Candidatus Bipolaricaulota bacterium:
CGGGCGAACTCCCCGTTCACCGAGTCGAACCCGATCAGGACCCCGATCAGCGGCCCGAAGAACGCGAGGAACCCGAGGAACGACGGCATTCCCCCACTGCTTTGGGTGAACAGGTTCAAGAACGCGAACGCCCCTGCCTGATCCGGGTTCTCCCCCATCGCCTGCTCGGCGAGGTACACCGACGCTCCGGCGACGATCAGGATCAGGAACAGAAACAGGATAAACCGCTTGCTCCCGAAGTGGTCCGCCAGTTCTTTCCAGAACACAACCGTCATTTCGATCACTCCTGGAAATAGCGCAGATAGATTTCCTCGAGGGTGAGGCCAGGGCGGCGCAGTTCGAGGAGGCTCGCTCCGTGCTCGACCACCGTCCGCGCGACCTCGGCCCGCACGTCCTGGGTGCAGGTGAGGCGGATGCGGTCTCCGTCCGGTTCCACTGCGGATATCCCCTCTATCTCGCGCAAGCGGGAGAGGAGGAGCGGGGTGATCTCATCCACCTGGAGTTCGAGCTGCTCTTGCCCTTCCTCGCCCTTTCCGAGCTCCCCGACCGTCCCCTTGGCCACGATCTCACCGCGATGCATGATCCCCACCCGATCGCAGATCCGCTGCACCTGGTGGAGGAGGTGGGAGGAGAGCATCACCGTCATCCCGCGGGAGTTTCGCAGCTCAACGATCATGTCGAGGAGCTTGATCGCCCCCTCTGGGTCGATTCCCGAGGTCGGCTCATCGAGGATGACGAACTCCGGGTCCTTGATCAGGACGTCCGCGATCCCGAGCCGCTGCCGCATCCCGCGGGAGAAGGTGCGCACCGGGCGATCGGCCGCGTCCTCCAGCCCGACCAGAGAGATGAGCTCGTCGATCTTCGCCGCGGAGTCACGGTCCCGCATCCCGTTCAGCCGCGCCACGAACCGCAGGTTCTCCCGCGCGGTGAGATCGTCGTAGAACCCGACGTTCTCCGGGAGGTAGCCGACCCTCCGCTTCACCGCAATCGGATTGCGCACCGGGTCATAGCCGCAGATGCTGACGCTCCCGCTCGTCGGTTCAGTCAGGCCGAGGAGCATGAGGATCGTCGTCGTCTTCCCCGAGCCGTTCGGCCCGAGGAGCCCGAAGATCTCGCCCTCATCGATCGTGAGGTCGAGGTTATGCACCGCCTGGAACCCGTTGTAGCGCTTTCCGAGCCCCTGCGCCTCCACGACCGGCATCGTTACCTCCTCCCGAGGCGCACGAAGATCGCGGTCAGTCCGGCGACGACGATCACCACTACTCCGACTCCGACCCAGCCCCAGCCCATGGACGCACCGACGCTGACCCGCAGGTCCATCGACTCATGGCTCTCCGCTCCGGCAACGGTGATCGTCACCTGGTAATCGCCAGGAATGGCCCGCTGCGCCGGGGTGATTATCACGTCGACCGTCTCCGGCTTCCCGGTCTCGGCGAGTGGAGCGACTTGGTCCATGTGGTCGGGGTTGAACTTCACCTCCCATC
Proteins encoded in this window:
- a CDS encoding ABC transporter ATP-binding protein, whose translation is MPVVEAQGLGKRYNGFQAVHNLDLTIDEGEIFGLLGPNGSGKTTTILMLLGLTEPTSGSVSICGYDPVRNPIAVKRRVGYLPENVGFYDDLTARENLRFVARLNGMRDRDSAAKIDELISLVGLEDAADRPVRTFSRGMRQRLGIADVLIKDPEFVILDEPTSGIDPEGAIKLLDMIVELRNSRGMTVMLSSHLLHQVQRICDRVGIMHRGEIVAKGTVGELGKGEEGQEQLELQVDEITPLLLSRLREIEGISAVEPDGDRIRLTCTQDVRAEVARTVVEHGASLLELRRPGLTLEEIYLRYFQE